One genomic window of Bartonella sp. HY038 includes the following:
- a CDS encoding MFS transporter, with the protein MVSDKSLQVQLSRSKQVDIGEILDNGSFTPLQIFIVVIIALAIILDGFDSQLLAYAIPTMMKDWGYSERSVFTFAVVASSVGMVIGSLVAGYLADKIGRRRLILITLTLCGLSTMLIGLAGNVHHVMIFRFFAGIGIGGALPVCTTLSAEFSPLRYRTMIITASIVCVPLGGMLAGFYSKLVLVELGWQKTFFIGGFLPLVLLILLWFTLPESPKYMARHKVRWQELQKLLLRLKRPTVYDVEFVEKNDAGSPLAKTSFGALLSHGFARNTVAIWFAFFFCMSAVYSVFGWLPAILASHNIDASIAGDGLTAYNIGGIIGSLLCAFAISRFGSFKALGTCAIGGALSILALLLFNVSEHISLLLILLTVHGFFVNAVQSPLYALAAFLYPTQMRATGTATAAAFGRCGAILAGICGGFIAGLTSYIWLLGFAMFGVFIALISLKNHIPAVRGTKSKLTTIV; encoded by the coding sequence TGGTGAGTGATAAAAGCTTACAGGTACAATTGAGCCGTAGCAAACAGGTTGATATTGGTGAAATTCTTGATAATGGATCCTTTACACCATTGCAGATTTTTATTGTGGTTATTATTGCTCTTGCAATTATTCTTGATGGTTTTGATAGTCAGCTACTTGCCTATGCCATCCCAACAATGATGAAAGATTGGGGGTATAGCGAGCGCAGTGTGTTTACTTTTGCTGTTGTTGCAAGCTCGGTTGGCATGGTTATAGGTAGTCTTGTTGCTGGCTATTTAGCCGATAAAATTGGTCGCCGCCGCCTTATTTTGATAACATTAACACTATGTGGTCTTTCCACTATGCTTATAGGTCTAGCAGGCAATGTTCATCATGTGATGATATTTCGCTTTTTTGCTGGCATTGGCATTGGTGGTGCTCTACCTGTTTGTACAACTTTGTCGGCTGAGTTTTCGCCACTGCGTTATCGTACGATGATTATTACCGCTTCTATAGTTTGTGTGCCACTTGGCGGTATGCTTGCAGGTTTTTATTCCAAGCTCGTTCTTGTTGAACTGGGCTGGCAAAAGACCTTTTTTATTGGTGGCTTCTTGCCGCTTGTCTTATTGATTCTTCTTTGGTTTACGTTGCCAGAGTCACCTAAATATATGGCTCGCCATAAAGTGCGTTGGCAAGAGCTTCAAAAACTCTTATTAAGATTAAAGCGGCCAACAGTTTACGATGTCGAATTTGTTGAAAAAAATGACGCTGGTTCACCATTAGCAAAAACCAGTTTTGGTGCTTTATTATCACATGGGTTTGCGCGTAATACAGTTGCTATCTGGTTTGCGTTTTTCTTCTGTATGAGTGCGGTATATTCGGTTTTTGGTTGGTTACCAGCTATTCTCGCCTCTCATAATATAGATGCAAGCATAGCAGGTGATGGTCTCACTGCTTATAATATTGGCGGTATTATCGGATCGCTGCTTTGCGCTTTTGCTATTTCCCGTTTCGGATCATTCAAGGCGCTTGGAACCTGCGCTATTGGTGGCGCGCTGTCGATACTTGCCCTTTTGTTGTTTAATGTTAGCGAGCATATCAGCTTATTGTTAATTTTATTAACTGTTCATGGCTTTTTTGTTAATGCTGTTCAGTCACCACTTTATGCTTTGGCAGCATTTTTATATCCAACTCAAATGCGTGCCACCGGAACTGCAACCGCTGCTGCTTTTGGGCGTTGTGGCGCTATTTTAGCAGGTATTTGTGGTGGATTTATTGCTGGGCTTACGAGTTATATCTGGCTGCTAGGATTTGCGATGTTTGGCGTATTTATCGCACTTATTTCCCTCAAAAACCATATTCCTGCAGTTAGAGGAACAAAAAGCAAGTTAACCACTATTGTTTAA
- a CDS encoding DUF2007 domain-containing protein, with the protein MIEIIRTNDAVIISAIEVLLKEAGIYYMVTDTHMSVLEGSLGFLQKRILVELDQVQEARQLIIDADLGNELRN; encoded by the coding sequence ATGATAGAAATTATACGCACCAATGATGCAGTTATTATATCGGCTATCGAAGTTTTATTAAAAGAAGCTGGTATTTATTACATGGTTACAGACACCCATATGAGCGTGTTGGAAGGATCGCTTGGCTTTCTCCAAAAACGCATATTGGTGGAATTAGATCAGGTGCAAGAAGCTCGTCAATTAATTATCGATGCTGATCTTGGCAATGAATTACGCAATTAA
- a CDS encoding polyprenyl synthetase family protein yields the protein MQASIQPLIDLTRSDMEAVNQLILSKAGSDVEMIPEVANHLISSGGKRLRPMITLASARMFGYEGNHHVALATAVEFMHTATLLHDDVVDESDLRRGKSTARMIWGNQASVLVGDFLLGQAFKMMVDVGSLPALDVLAQAAAVIAEGEVMQLAAAKHIGTTENEYLAVINAKTAALFSAAAEVGPIIAGQDDNCRRVLASYGTNLGLAFQLIDDALDYGGNSKDLGKNVGDDFREGKITLPVILSYARGNAEEKQFWKTAMEEGANDDKSLEKAILLMKKHDSLHDTIVKARELGEKARQDLETIAENSERQALIEVIDFCISRVN from the coding sequence ATGCAAGCTTCTATTCAGCCGCTTATCGACCTTACTCGCTCCGATATGGAAGCAGTTAATCAGCTTATTCTATCGAAAGCTGGTTCAGATGTTGAAATGATTCCCGAAGTTGCTAATCATTTGATTTCTTCAGGTGGTAAAAGATTGCGGCCTATGATTACCTTGGCAAGTGCTCGTATGTTTGGTTATGAAGGTAACCATCATGTGGCTTTGGCAACCGCAGTTGAATTTATGCACACGGCAACACTTCTTCATGATGATGTGGTTGATGAAAGTGATTTGCGCCGTGGTAAATCTACAGCTCGAATGATTTGGGGCAATCAGGCAAGTGTGCTTGTTGGTGATTTTCTTTTAGGACAAGCTTTTAAGATGATGGTTGATGTTGGTTCATTGCCGGCATTGGATGTTCTTGCGCAAGCCGCTGCTGTCATTGCAGAAGGTGAAGTCATGCAGCTTGCGGCGGCAAAGCATATTGGTACCACGGAAAATGAATATCTTGCGGTTATCAATGCCAAGACTGCAGCGCTTTTTTCTGCAGCTGCCGAAGTGGGGCCGATTATTGCTGGCCAAGACGATAATTGCCGCAGAGTGCTTGCCTCTTATGGTACTAATCTAGGTCTTGCTTTCCAATTGATTGATGATGCGCTTGATTATGGTGGCAACTCTAAAGATCTTGGAAAAAATGTTGGTGATGATTTCCGTGAAGGAAAAATTACTTTGCCTGTCATTTTAAGCTATGCTCGTGGTAATGCGGAAGAAAAGCAGTTTTGGAAAACTGCAATGGAAGAGGGGGCAAATGATGATAAATCCCTTGAAAAAGCAATCCTACTTATGAAAAAGCATGACAGTTTGCACGATACTATCGTTAAAGCCCGCGAATTGGGTGAAAAAGCAAGGCAGGATCTTGAAACCATAGCTGAAAATAGCGAACGTCAAGCTTTGATTGAAGTGATCGATTTTTGTATATCGCGGGTTAATTAA
- a CDS encoding tetratricopeptide repeat protein has translation MRRNILSRSYKAVLVSAFLSSLSLPALAATQLPPARSFSGAYLAGRIAISDRQPDIAISYLNQALDFDRNSVMVQRDLFLTLMANGKFNEAVPIAILLRNNKELERFTKPVIAADAMNRKHFKQAISVMKYSNPDSLDTITCGTFVAWAKFGQGQRRAAINDIVGFQGQEWFPFFKNYHLALMYSLNGQKVEAEKAFAAALKDQESGAAFPDTYERVIIAYANFQWRNKNIRGAIETLSNGEKLLSGRDTLTNMRIAAQNGQQPTVIVQSASDGASEIIYNIGTALNRANAENVAALYLQISLAMRPNSEATLFQLGDLSAKTEDHKKAIEYYGQIKQGSPYYRDSQLRLALNLADSGQEDKAVELLNSLVKQFGADERVYTGLASIYMQKEDFANTVQILDRYLNQLTTTRPENWPLFYQRAIAYERLKLWDKAELDFNKALELQPNQPQVLNYLGYSLVDRDMKLEEALKMLKKAAELRPQDGAIIDSLGWAYYKLGRFDDAVRELERAVKLRPEDSAINDHLGDAYWMAGRKLEATFQWHHAADNSKIEPDELKKVEQKLKHGLKADGSINEKPDEEHASSDKPKDEPTDATSTKGTAPAQSQGEDAPSQEPSKPDAAE, from the coding sequence ATGCGGCGTAACATCCTTTCTCGCTCCTATAAGGCGGTTTTAGTTAGTGCATTCTTGTCTAGCCTTTCACTTCCTGCTTTGGCAGCAACGCAGCTTCCCCCTGCAAGATCTTTTTCTGGTGCTTATTTGGCCGGGCGCATTGCAATAAGTGACCGTCAGCCGGATATTGCCATTAGCTATCTAAATCAAGCGCTTGATTTTGATCGTAATAGTGTAATGGTGCAACGCGATTTATTCCTCACCTTGATGGCAAATGGTAAATTTAATGAAGCTGTTCCTATTGCTATTTTATTGCGCAATAATAAAGAATTAGAACGTTTTACAAAGCCAGTTATTGCGGCTGATGCTATGAACCGCAAACATTTTAAGCAAGCAATTAGTGTGATGAAATATTCAAATCCTGATTCGCTTGATACCATTACTTGTGGCACTTTTGTTGCTTGGGCAAAATTTGGTCAAGGTCAGCGCCGCGCTGCAATTAATGATATTGTTGGGTTTCAAGGACAAGAATGGTTTCCTTTTTTCAAAAATTACCATTTGGCTTTAATGTATAGTTTAAACGGGCAAAAGGTTGAAGCTGAAAAGGCATTTGCTGCTGCATTAAAGGATCAGGAAAGCGGTGCTGCCTTTCCAGATACTTATGAGCGGGTTATTATTGCCTATGCTAATTTTCAATGGCGCAATAAAAATATACGAGGTGCGATTGAAACCTTATCTAATGGTGAAAAACTATTATCTGGCCGTGATACGCTTACTAATATGCGTATAGCGGCACAAAATGGTCAGCAGCCTACAGTTATTGTCCAGTCTGCTAGTGATGGTGCAAGTGAAATTATTTATAATATTGGCACTGCGCTTAACCGCGCTAATGCTGAAAATGTAGCAGCTCTTTACTTACAAATTTCACTCGCTATGCGTCCTAATAGTGAAGCAACATTATTTCAACTTGGTGACTTATCTGCGAAGACCGAGGATCATAAAAAGGCCATTGAATATTATGGGCAGATTAAGCAAGGCTCGCCTTATTATCGCGATAGCCAATTACGCTTAGCGTTAAATCTTGCCGATTCAGGACAGGAAGATAAAGCTGTTGAGCTTTTAAATAGTTTGGTCAAACAGTTTGGTGCAGATGAACGGGTCTATACTGGTCTTGCTAGCATTTATATGCAAAAGGAAGATTTTGCCAATACTGTGCAAATATTGGATCGATATTTAAATCAGCTCACCACAACACGCCCCGAAAACTGGCCATTATTTTATCAACGTGCTATTGCCTATGAACGTTTAAAGCTTTGGGATAAGGCTGAACTGGATTTTAATAAAGCATTGGAATTGCAACCCAATCAGCCACAAGTGTTAAACTATCTTGGCTATTCGCTTGTTGATCGTGATATGAAGCTTGAAGAAGCTTTAAAAATGCTCAAAAAAGCGGCTGAGTTGCGCCCGCAAGACGGTGCAATTATTGATTCTCTTGGCTGGGCTTATTATAAGCTTGGTCGCTTTGATGATGCTGTGCGTGAGTTAGAACGCGCAGTAAAATTGCGTCCGGAAGATTCAGCAATTAATGACCATTTGGGGGATGCCTATTGGATGGCTGGGCGCAAGCTTGAAGCAACCTTCCAATGGCACCATGCGGCCGATAATAGTAAGATTGAGCCAGATGAGCTAAAAAAAGTTGAACAAAAATTAAAGCACGGCTTAAAGGCTGATGGTAGCATTAATGAAAAGCCCGATGAAGAACATGCGTCCAGCGATAAGCCAAAAGATGAGCCAACAGATGCAACCTCAACGAAAGGTACCGCGCCGGCTCAAAGCCAAGGCGAAGATGCGCCTTCTCAAGAGCCTTCTAAACCTGATGCAGCTGAATAG
- a CDS encoding glycine--tRNA ligase subunit alpha: MPKSLEPSHQDQNYLDPSRSFQGLILTLQNYWAKYGCAIMQPYDMEVGAGTFHPATTLRSLGPRPWKAAYVQPSRRPTDGRYGENPNRLQHYYQFQVLLKPSPPDLQELYLGSLNAIGLNTNLHDVRFAEDDWESPTLGAWGLGWECWCDGMEVSQFTYFQQVCGVECSPVSGELTYGLERLAMYLQGVENVYDLNFNGREGDEKITYGDVFLQSEREFSKFNFEIADTEILHRHFIDAEKECAAILDAGKPLEEGGLHRCVFPAYDQCIKASHIFNLLQARGVISVTERQSYILRVRDLARRCGEAFLQTEAGGANYNRGDL; encoded by the coding sequence CTGCCCAAAAGTCTTGAACCAAGTCATCAGGATCAAAATTATCTTGATCCAAGCCGGTCCTTTCAGGGACTTATCTTAACGCTCCAAAACTATTGGGCAAAATATGGCTGTGCCATTATGCAACCCTATGACATGGAAGTCGGCGCTGGAACATTTCATCCAGCGACAACCTTGCGCTCTTTAGGACCGCGCCCTTGGAAAGCTGCTTATGTACAGCCATCACGCCGCCCAACCGATGGGCGCTATGGCGAAAATCCCAACCGCTTACAGCATTATTATCAATTTCAGGTTTTGTTAAAGCCATCACCACCAGATTTGCAAGAGCTATATCTTGGTTCCCTAAATGCTATTGGTCTTAACACCAATTTGCATGATGTGCGCTTTGCCGAGGATGATTGGGAAAGCCCAACGCTTGGCGCTTGGGGACTTGGTTGGGAATGCTGGTGCGATGGCATGGAAGTATCGCAATTTACTTACTTTCAGCAAGTATGTGGCGTTGAGTGTTCGCCGGTTTCAGGCGAGCTCACCTATGGTTTAGAGCGTCTTGCTATGTATCTGCAAGGGGTTGAAAATGTTTATGACCTTAATTTTAATGGTCGTGAAGGCGATGAGAAAATCACTTATGGTGATGTATTCTTGCAATCGGAAAGAGAGTTTTCAAAGTTTAATTTTGAAATAGCCGATACTGAAATATTGCATCGCCATTTTATTGATGCCGAAAAGGAATGCGCGGCTATTCTTGACGCCGGTAAGCCTTTGGAAGAGGGCGGTTTACATCGTTGTGTTTTCCCAGCCTATGATCAATGTATCAAAGCCAGCCATATTTTTAATCTCTTACAGGCGCGCGGAGTTATTTCTGTAACCGAGCGACAAAGCTATATTTTGCGTGTACGTGATCTTGCTCGCCGGTGCGGCGAAGCATTTTTGCAAACCGAAGCTGGTGGCGCCAATTATAATCGTGGAGATCTATAA
- the glyS gene encoding glycine--tRNA ligase subunit beta, with translation MPDLLIELFSEEIPARMQKKAAADLKKMVTDRLVDAGLTYEAAREYYTPRRLALDLRGLTAKSRDIAEERKGPSVKAPEAAIAGFLRSSGLDDISQAEIVNDPKKGDFYVAKINKPGRKAEDIIAEIMPDIIRNFPWPKSMRWGNGNLRWVRPLHSIICLFGPEIGETEIVDFEVDGIKSSNFTYGHRFLSDGEPITVRRFEDYVTKLENAKVILDAERRREIVLADARNLCFAKGLELVEDEQLADEVAGLVEWPVVLMSEFEPEFLAIPPEIVRLTIRTNQKCFVTRPRGETEALSNHFILVSNIEASDNGQEIVKGNARVVRARLSDALYFWHTDQADLPDLNKLSLSANRLGLDLQKPLDQRMARLDHLHVTFHAKLGTQGNRVTRIAALAQEIAPLLSADPQTARRAALLAKADLQTEAVGEFPELQGVMGRKYATLQGESEEVARAIEEHYKPIGPTDSVPHSLISIAVALADKIDTLCGFWFIDEKPTGSKDPYSLRRAAIGVIRLVLAKEKQINLLPLLRFAFNLHMRSHIENALFAYEANLRSEKSGEIDGNQDFDNALRMEEDRITQDLNAKIEPIIVDLHSFMHERFKVHIKDEGARYDAIDAVLTPLADDLLQVARRIESLIVFINTDDGGNLLAGTKRAVNILEAEKKKNTQIADHVDPSLLIESQEKALYQAVQKCEQEVARFMSENNYAMSLASLAQLRAPVDAFFDDVLVNDENTAIRANRLALLECIQKLTAQLADFSKLVIA, from the coding sequence ATGCCCGACTTATTAATTGAATTATTTTCTGAAGAAATTCCTGCGCGCATGCAAAAAAAAGCAGCAGCAGATTTGAAAAAAATGGTGACTGACCGTTTGGTTGATGCGGGTCTTACCTATGAAGCCGCGCGTGAATATTATACGCCGCGCCGCCTTGCTTTGGATTTGCGCGGCCTTACCGCAAAATCACGAGATATTGCTGAAGAGCGTAAAGGTCCATCGGTTAAAGCACCAGAGGCCGCCATTGCTGGCTTTTTACGTTCCAGCGGTCTTGATGATATTTCACAGGCGGAAATTGTTAATGACCCTAAAAAAGGCGATTTTTATGTTGCCAAAATCAACAAGCCCGGCCGCAAGGCCGAAGATATTATTGCTGAAATAATGCCTGATATTATTCGCAATTTCCCTTGGCCCAAATCTATGCGTTGGGGTAATGGCAATTTGCGTTGGGTGCGGCCTTTACATTCGATTATTTGTTTGTTTGGCCCTGAAATTGGCGAAACAGAAATAGTCGATTTTGAAGTTGATGGTATTAAAAGTAGCAACTTTACCTATGGCCACCGTTTCTTAAGTGACGGTGAGCCCATCACTGTGCGCCGCTTTGAAGATTACGTCACCAAGCTTGAAAATGCCAAGGTTATTCTTGATGCCGAGCGCCGCCGCGAAATTGTTTTGGCAGATGCTCGTAATCTTTGCTTTGCTAAGGGGCTTGAGCTAGTTGAAGATGAGCAACTTGCTGATGAGGTTGCAGGTCTTGTTGAGTGGCCAGTTGTTTTGATGAGTGAGTTTGAGCCTGAATTTTTGGCTATTCCGCCAGAGATTGTTCGCCTTACTATCCGTACCAATCAAAAATGCTTTGTGACCCGCCCTCGCGGCGAAACGGAAGCTTTGTCTAACCATTTTATTCTTGTGTCCAATATTGAAGCGAGTGATAATGGCCAAGAAATCGTTAAGGGCAATGCACGTGTTGTGCGCGCTCGCCTTTCCGATGCGCTTTATTTCTGGCACACGGATCAAGCTGATTTGCCAGATTTAAATAAGCTTAGTTTATCAGCCAACCGCTTAGGGCTCGACCTTCAAAAGCCGCTAGATCAAAGAATGGCGCGTCTTGACCATTTACATGTGACTTTCCATGCAAAACTTGGCACGCAAGGCAACCGTGTTACGCGCATTGCCGCGCTTGCGCAGGAAATAGCACCATTATTGTCGGCTGATCCGCAAACCGCTCGCCGGGCTGCTTTGCTAGCGAAAGCAGATTTGCAAACCGAAGCCGTGGGCGAATTTCCAGAATTACAAGGCGTTATGGGGCGTAAATATGCAACCTTGCAAGGTGAGAGCGAAGAAGTTGCCCGCGCTATTGAAGAACATTACAAACCGATTGGTCCAACAGATAGCGTTCCCCACTCGCTTATATCTATTGCGGTAGCGCTTGCTGACAAAATTGACACGCTTTGCGGTTTTTGGTTCATTGATGAAAAGCCAACAGGCTCAAAAGATCCATATTCATTGCGTCGTGCAGCAATTGGTGTGATCCGTTTAGTTTTAGCTAAAGAAAAGCAAATCAATCTGTTACCTTTGCTACGCTTTGCTTTTAACTTGCATATGCGCTCCCATATTGAAAATGCTCTTTTTGCCTATGAAGCCAATTTGCGCAGCGAAAAATCTGGTGAGATTGATGGTAACCAAGACTTTGACAATGCGTTGCGCATGGAAGAAGATCGCATCACCCAAGATTTAAATGCCAAAATTGAGCCAATCATTGTTGATCTACATAGCTTCATGCATGAGCGTTTTAAAGTCCATATCAAGGATGAAGGCGCACGTTATGACGCAATTGATGCGGTGTTAACTCCACTTGCTGATGACTTATTACAGGTTGCACGCCGTATTGAATCGCTTATCGTCTTTATCAATACTGATGACGGTGGCAATTTGCTAGCAGGTACTAAGCGTGCTGTTAATATTCTTGAAGCTGAAAAGAAAAAGAATACTCAAATTGCCGATCATGTGGACCCAAGCTTGTTGATTGAGAGCCAAGAAAAAGCACTTTATCAAGCGGTGCAAAAATGTGAACAAGAGGTTGCCCGCTTCATGAGTGAGAATAACTATGCCATGTCTTTGGCAAGTCTTGCTCAACTCCGTGCGCCAGTTGATGCGTTCTTTGACGATGTTTTGGTCAATGATGAAAACACTGCCATTCGCGCTAATCGCCTTGCCTTGCTTGAGTGCATTCAAAAATTAACCGCGCAACTTGCTGATTTTAGCAAATTGGTTATTGCTTAA
- a CDS encoding S9 family peptidase produces MKIIKKIFSIILVICAAIYGAAYGQKIAHGDYSLPTRDEIPFLNQGLDYVTQIVSADHLSYKLSPVSLRDAHKNYPATTYKKVFQPEDTGTPPADIFNLINYPAKDGNLAAFLSPDPKDGKKHPAAIWLHGGYGGIGDFFWEDIEASNDQSGKGLRDAGIIMMVPSFRGENHNPGKFEMFMGELDDLQSALDYLKSQPYVDTDRIYLIGHSTGGTNTLLGSEYIDGFRAAFSLGGIPDLKLRLQYGRISVGLPFVKTDEALAIRSPRLFINDIKSPTFYFEGSEGWWEEFEEVARYAQNKQIPFFINKVPNADHFNYLQPAVALIAQKINADTGEVSNISFSEAELNEISKNIVRE; encoded by the coding sequence ATGAAAATTATAAAAAAAATATTTTCTATAATCTTGGTAATTTGTGCTGCCATTTATGGTGCTGCTTATGGGCAAAAAATAGCTCATGGCGATTACTCATTGCCAACACGCGATGAAATACCATTTTTAAATCAAGGGTTGGATTATGTAACCCAGATTGTCTCGGCAGATCATTTGTCTTATAAATTATCACCAGTTAGTTTGCGTGATGCTCATAAGAATTATCCTGCAACAACTTATAAAAAAGTGTTTCAACCAGAAGATACTGGCACGCCTCCAGCAGATATTTTTAATCTAATTAATTATCCTGCTAAAGATGGTAATCTTGCCGCTTTTCTTAGTCCTGATCCTAAGGATGGTAAAAAACATCCCGCAGCTATTTGGTTGCATGGTGGCTATGGTGGTATTGGTGATTTTTTCTGGGAAGATATTGAAGCAAGCAATGATCAAAGTGGTAAAGGCTTGCGCGATGCTGGCATTATTATGATGGTACCATCATTTCGCGGCGAAAATCATAATCCTGGAAAATTTGAAATGTTTATGGGTGAATTGGATGATCTGCAATCAGCGCTTGATTATTTAAAAAGCCAACCCTATGTCGATACAGATCGTATCTATCTTATCGGCCACAGTACTGGCGGTACAAATACTTTGCTTGGTAGCGAATATATTGATGGTTTTCGTGCAGCATTCTCATTGGGCGGCATTCCAGACTTGAAACTACGCTTACAATATGGCCGCATCAGTGTTGGCTTGCCATTTGTTAAAACAGATGAAGCCTTGGCCATTCGCTCGCCGCGTCTGTTTATAAATGATATAAAGTCACCAACTTTTTATTTTGAAGGCAGCGAAGGCTGGTGGGAAGAATTTGAAGAAGTGGCGCGTTATGCCCAAAACAAACAAATTCCATTCTTCATTAATAAAGTTCCCAATGCTGATCATTTTAATTATCTACAGCCAGCCGTTGCATTAATTGCACAAAAAATTAATGCTGATACAGGTGAAGTCAGCAATATTTCATTTTCTGAAGCTGAATTAAATGAAATTTCAAAAAATATTGTGCGGGAATAA
- a CDS encoding copper chaperone PCu(A)C produces the protein MTFLCKASANKTTLFSSIAAIILGLFTIVSAQAHEYKAGNLEIIHPWSRATVPTAKVAGGYFKIINKGDVADKLVKVTADLSDDVQIHEMAMVDGVMKMRHLTDGIDIPIGGDIEFKPGSYHIMFMDLKNGLKEGEKFKGKLYFEKAGEVEVDFKVEAMDTKSMNHDHPTPNNDQTEQAHDNKH, from the coding sequence ATGACATTTTTATGTAAGGCTAGCGCCAACAAAACCACGCTATTTAGTAGCATTGCTGCAATTATTTTAGGCCTTTTTACAATTGTATCGGCGCAAGCACATGAATACAAAGCTGGTAATCTTGAAATAATCCATCCATGGTCACGCGCTACAGTACCAACGGCCAAGGTTGCAGGTGGTTATTTTAAAATTATCAATAAGGGTGATGTTGCAGATAAGCTAGTTAAAGTAACCGCAGACCTATCTGATGATGTGCAAATTCATGAAATGGCTATGGTAGATGGCGTTATGAAAATGCGCCATTTAACTGATGGAATTGATATCCCAATTGGCGGCGATATTGAGTTTAAGCCTGGCAGCTATCATATCATGTTCATGGATTTAAAAAATGGTTTGAAAGAAGGCGAAAAATTTAAAGGCAAACTCTATTTTGAAAAAGCTGGTGAAGTGGAAGTCGATTTTAAAGTGGAAGCAATGGACACGAAAAGCATGAACCACGATCACCCTACCCCAAATAACGATCAGACTGAACAAGCTCACGATAACAAGCATTAA
- the panC gene encoding pantoate--beta-alanine ligase, producing MQIITTIMQLREILQQNRNAFQTIGLVPTMGALHIGHLTLARQSLAQCDKTVVSIFVNPKQFGPEEDFDAYPRDLAKDATLLEAEGVDYCFAPSVEEMWPSGNCSHVEVEGLSDMLMGALRPLHFRGVTTVVAKLFNIIQPDYAYFGEKDYQQITIIKRMVRDLAFPVKIIGVPTLRDSDMVASSSRNTLLTPEDRIAAAIIPQSWQAADMAFKNGERSAQKLKEITRDILEREPRGIIEAIDLRDCESLSDVEGNVTGAAVLLLTVRFGSVRLIDQNILTL from the coding sequence ATGCAAATTATTACAACAATCATGCAATTACGCGAAATCTTACAACAAAATCGCAATGCATTTCAAACTATCGGCTTAGTGCCAACAATGGGTGCACTGCATATTGGCCACCTAACCCTTGCGCGGCAATCGCTCGCACAATGCGATAAAACTGTTGTGTCAATTTTTGTTAATCCCAAACAGTTTGGGCCGGAAGAAGATTTTGATGCCTATCCTCGTGATTTGGCCAAGGACGCAACTTTACTCGAGGCAGAAGGCGTTGATTATTGCTTTGCACCAAGTGTTGAGGAAATGTGGCCAAGTGGCAATTGCAGCCATGTGGAGGTGGAAGGATTATCTGATATGCTTATGGGAGCTTTGCGCCCTTTGCATTTTCGCGGTGTAACCACTGTAGTTGCTAAATTATTTAACATTATCCAACCCGATTATGCTTATTTTGGTGAAAAGGATTATCAACAAATCACCATCATCAAACGCATGGTGCGAGATCTTGCTTTTCCAGTTAAAATTATCGGCGTTCCTACCTTGCGTGATAGCGATATGGTGGCAAGTTCGTCACGCAATACATTATTAACCCCAGAAGACCGTATTGCCGCAGCTATCATCCCACAATCTTGGCAAGCGGCTGATATGGCCTTTAAAAATGGCGAGCGTAGTGCCCAAAAGCTTAAAGAAATAACCCGTGATATATTGGAAAGGGAACCACGTGGTATCATTGAAGCGATTGATTTACGCGATTGCGAATCGTTAAGTGATGTTGAAGGGAATGTGACTGGTGCAGCTGTTTTGTTGCTAACCGTTCGTTTCGGATCAGTGCGCCTCATTGATCAAAATATCCTCACCCTATAG